Proteins encoded within one genomic window of Oryza glaberrima chromosome 12, OglaRS2, whole genome shotgun sequence:
- the LOC127756989 gene encoding uncharacterized protein LOC127756989 produces MAAPASPVIRLDAAAVDPATVAYLRDLVERLEGKCYHLACDVQIAAAANADADLFRLRPEPFLLAGVPEVVVSAIDTLEELLRKGSPALAAYGRYVTRVRRIELQDAVDAAMDEVMSVNDVITNLRLEFEAKRAQLDAAVQAKRQIAAEIVAVVCAPADTHESLSRAAAALSSLIPRLGSARESENELEMALARMVPSFATLNWNLEVAKQRVEAADAAVEAIPDVAGSWRDDVQVVHDGGDRFEESASVLREYMA; encoded by the coding sequence ATGGCGGCGCCAGCTTCACCCGTGATTCGcctggacgcggcggcggtcgaccCGGCGACGGTGGCTTACCTGCGGGATCTCGTGGAGCGGCTCGAGGGGAAGTGCTACCACCTCGCCTGCGACGTgcagatcgccgccgccgccaacgccgacgccgacctgtTCCGCCTCCGCCCCGAGCCCTtcctgctcgccggcgtcccCGAGGTGGTCGTGTCGGCGATCGACACCCTGGAGGAGCTCCTCCGCAAGGGGAGCCCGGCGCTGGCGGCGTACGGGCGGTACGTGACACGGGTGAGGCGCATCGAGCTTCAGGATGCCGTGGACGCCGCCATGGACGAGGTGATGTCGGTGAACGACGTCATCACCAACCTCCGCCTCGAGTTCGAGGCCAAGAGGGCGCAGCTGGACGCCGCGGTGCAAGCCAAGCGGCAGATCGCCGCCGAGATCGTCGCCGTGGTGTGCGCTCCGGCGGACACCCACGAGAgcctctcccgcgccgccgccgcgctctcctcGCTGATCCCGCGGCTCGGGAGCGCGCGCGAGAGCGAGAACGAGCTGGAGATGGCGCTGGCCAGGATGGTGCCGTCCTTCGCCACCCTCAACTGGAACCTCGAGGTGGCCAAGCAACGCGTCGAGGCCGCGGACGCCGCGGTCGAGGCCATCCCCGACGTCGCCGGCAGCTGGCGCGACGACGTGCAGGTCGTCCACGACGGAGGCGACCGCTTCGAGGAGAGCGCGAGCGTGCTCCGTGAGTACATGGCGTAG